Proteins from one Scylla paramamosain isolate STU-SP2022 chromosome 3, ASM3559412v1, whole genome shotgun sequence genomic window:
- the LOC135094985 gene encoding E3 ubiquitin-protein ligase RNF103-like: MWRRPALLALYLVLVVAITWLVELGHWWETGHTTFQLVNPLRNLSVAQIRRLLDARGLQYAGVLEKREIVGLLQQSGNVQYGELQGQPQNTEVKPMLELSRKEDFYEQIYDENETVWVVEVVPAEGQYAGHRILDDRTWHALMPRLQTLQVDGAVLACQYDRRFCARQGWTLPQLLLILPPERDTSEQSLAKLSGREHITFVSTTQLSANSVLSWLHGRILSRVEPIQDMKQLEEVWLNTTHVQEKKIPHMVYISELLNPPLLIAALGLRFSTRIKLASFTVKKEEKEQVSRLLKRSGISGVPSLVTVTSEGMAPYGAQRGETLTRPALSLYICALQPHLNDAFLVSLAVANLLAAADFFYFLDGRVRVWRHVGASFTRAAFNNAGVMLLWLAVTALLRPASVRAALPSTAWLATAFSATRVSSFIRYHWLMVQSHPAIFWVSAAMFGFIILAWRNLLGRRNAEQEEPEGGWWSSFPVDNYLVDVLFRPMTSLSRPRPSQDLGLEEGMERLIERLATPDLWLHPVIPTDYMKELPMWRYDGWGNEDDLKSESETDVDSVSENESDTLLDSHTCCHDEECRLCSLWASVKEVHVCHRCAILKRKLERRHLRRRAMEQTDHSAATHEKLQRVYENCCKTRQKQPTPVNCARQGRSKGPSWLLSPQRLTELKWTAPPHAIESRICAICLGRYGWAAVLCGLPCGHNYHHACITEWLLKDNHHCPTCRWPSYKAKSMLVSAREHQD; this comes from the exons ATGTGGCGCCGGCCTGCCCTCCTGGCGCTGTacctggtcctggtggtggccATCACCTGGCTGGTGGAGCTGGGCCACTGGTGGGAGACAGGCCACACCACATTCCAG CTTGTGAACCCCTTGAGGAACTTGTCTGTGGCTCAGATTCGCCGTCTGCTGGATGCACGGGGCTTGCAGTATGCCGGTGTGCTGGAGAAGCGGGAAATCGTTGGCCTTCTGCAGCAGTCAG GTAATGTCCAGTATGGGGAACTGCAAGGCCAGCCACAGAACACAGAGGTGAAGCCCATGCTGGAGCTGTCCAGAAAGGAGGACTTTTATGAGCAG ATATATGATGAGAACGAGACAGTCtgggtggtggaagtggtgccAGCTGAGGGTCAGTATGCTGGCCACCGCATCCTGGACGACCGCACCTGGCACGCTCTCATGCCACGCCTACAGACGCTTCAGGTGGACGGCGCTGTGCTTGCCTGCCAGTACGACCGCAG GTTCTGTGCTCGCCAAGGATGGACCCTCCCACAGCTGCTGCTAATTCTGCCACCTGAAAGGGACACGTCTGAACAGAGCCTCGCAAAGTTGTCTGGTCGTGAACACATCACTTTTGTATCCACAACCCAGTTGTCAGCTAACTCAGTCCTCTCATGGCTTCATGGGAGAATACTGTCTAGGGTGGAACCCATCCAGGATATGAAACAATTGGAGGAGGTGTGGCTGAACACAACGCACGTTCAGGAGAAGAAG ATTCCTCACATGGTGTACATCTCAGAGCTCCTGAATCCCCCTCTACTGATTGCTGCTTTGGGCCTGCGCTTCTCAACACGTATCAAACTGGCATCCTTCactgtaaagaaggaagagaaagagcag GTGTCTCGGCTGCTGAAGCGATCAGGAATCAGCGGTGTGCCCAGCCTGGTTACAGTCACCTCTGAAGGCATGGCTCCCTATGGGGCCCAGAGGGGAGAAACACTTACACGGCCAGCACTCAGCCTTTACATCTGTGCCCTGCAGCCACACTTGAATGATGCATTCCTGGTATCTCTGGCAGTGGCAAATCTGCTGGCTGCTGCtgatttcttttactttttggaTGGGCGAGTGCGAGTGTGGCGTCATGTAGGTGCCAGCTTTACAAGAGCTGCCTTCAACAATGCTGGGGTAATGCTACTGTGGTTGGCTGTCACTGCTTTGCTTCGGCCTGCTTCTGTCCGAGCTGCACTGCCCTCCACTGCCTGGCTGGCCACTGCTTTTAGTGCTACGCGTGTGTCCTCCTTCATCCGCTACCACTGGCTCATGGTTCAGAGCCACCCTGCCATCTTCTGGGTGTCAGCAGCAATGTTTGGTTTCATCATCTTAGCTTGGAGGAATCTTTTGGGGAGACGGAATGCAGAGCAAGAAGAGCCTGAAGGTGGCTGGTGGAGCTCCTTCCCAGTGGATAATTACTTAGTAGATGTACTTTTCCGTCCAATGACCTCACTGTCACGGCCACGTCCTTCACAAGACCTGGGCCTGGAGGAGGGCATGGAACGCCTAATTGAGCGACTGGCCACACCTGACTTGTGGCTTCACCCAGTCATCCCCACAGACTACATGAAAGAGCTGCCCATGTGGAGATATGATGGGTGGGGGAATGAAGATGATCTCAAATCAGAGAGTGAGACAGATGTAGACAGTGTAAGTGAAAATGAGAGTGATACCCTGCTGGATTCGCACACTTGCTGCCATGATGAAGAGTGCCGCCTTTGTTCACTGTGGGCCTCCGTCAAGGAGGTTCATGTGTGCCACCGCTGTGCCATCCTCAAGCGAAAACTTGAGCGTCGACACTTGCGGCGACGTGCCATGGAGCAGACAGACCACAGTGCTGCCACACATGAAAAGTTGCAGAGGGTATATGAGAATTGCTGCAAGACGCGGCAGAAGCAGCCAACACCAGTTAACTGTGCAAGGCAGGGCAGAAGCAAAGGCCCAAGCTGGCTCCTCTCACCCCAGCGGTTAACAGAGCTCAAATGGACTGCACCTCCACATGCCATTGAGAGTCGCATCTGTGCCATCTGCCTGGGAAGGTATGGATGGGCAGCAGTGTTGTGTGGGTTGCCGTGTGGACACAATTATCACCACGCATGTATAACTGAATGGTTGCTCAAGGACAACCACCATTGCCCCACCTGCCGCTGGCCTTCATATAAAGCTAAGTCCATGCTTGTCTCCGCACGGGAACACCAGGACTAG
- the LOC135095002 gene encoding proteasome subunit alpha type-5-like — protein sequence MFLTRSEYDRGVNTFSPEGRLFQVEYAIEAIKLGSTAIGIQTGEGVVLAVEKRITSPLMIPSTIEKIVQIDKHIGCAVSGLVADSRTLVDHARVECANHWFVYNADMKVESVAQAVSNLAIRFGDSDDDGPAMSRPFGVAMLFAGIDNCGAQLYHMDPSGTFLEFGAKAIGSGSEGAQQSLQESYHKSMKLQEALKLALTVLKQVMEEKVSGANVEVAVVTPDKGFHRYPQSQVEEIISGL from the exons ATGTTCCTGACCCGAAGCGAGTATGACAGAGGAGTGAACACCTTCTCTCCAGAAGGGCGTCTCTTccag GTGGAGTATGCCATCGAGGCCATCAAGCTGGGCTCCACTGCCATTGGCATCCAGACAGGGGAGGGCGTGGTGCTAGCAGTGGAGAAGCGCATCACCTCACCACTCATGATACCCTCCACTATTGAGAAGATTGTGCAGATTGACAAACATATTG GATGTGCTGTGTCCGGCCTGGTGGCAGACTCCCGCACGCTGGTGGACCACGCACGGGTGGAGTGTGCCAACCATTGGTTCGTGTACAATGCAGATATGAAGGTAGAGAGTGTTGCCCAGGCCGTGTCCAACCTGGCCATCCGGTTTGGTGACTCAGATGATGATGGCCCCGCAATG AGTCGTCCATTTGGAGTGGCTATGCTGTTTGCTGGCATTGATAACTGTGGCGCACAGCTGTACCACATGGACCCAAGCGGTACTTTCTTGGAGTTTGGTGCAAAGGCTATTGGATCAGGCTCAGAGGGGGCCCAGCAGTCCCTCCAGGAGTCATACCACAAG tccatgaagctacaagaagccctGAAGCTTGCCCTGACAGTACTCAAGCAGGtaatggaggaaaaggtgagTGGAGCAAATGTGGAGGTGGCTGTGGTGACACCTGACAAAGGCTTCCACAGGTATCCACAAAGCCAGGTGGAGGAGATTATCTCGGGCCTGTAA